The nucleotide sequence AGGCTAAAGGAAGCGCAAACAATAAGACGTATCTTCTGACCCATCGCTTTGACCACATCTAACATATCCTTTGTTTCCAGAGACATTACCTTACTTCGGAGTAACCATTTGGAAAGATGCAAGGACATCTGATTACTCCGTCTTTAAGACTGTTGCTTTTTATAATATACTATAACTTTATCGGAATTAAGTATTTTAAAGAGCAATTTTCTAAACTAATACAGATATTCGCGTATAGCAACGGTTAACAGATTGATATCTTCGCCGGACTAAAGGCGTGGTGATTCCTCGAACACTTCTAATCAGCCAACTCACTGCCGATAGTGCCGCTTAAAACCAAACTGACGACAGCAGTGATCACAACGAGACTGATCGGCTTCCTTAAACAGCTAGGACTGGGAATAGATTAAATTCTAGAATTTTGTTAAATTTTGCAACTTTTTAGCCGATAATTAGTCATCCAGCCTATATTGTTGCTCAAAGTGTAATAACACAAGAGACCGTCCTCTAATCCTGAAGACTTGGCAAATCTAGATTTTACAAGCCTTTTTCAGATATAACAATAGAGAAATCTCTCGCCAATAAACGATCATTAAATAACCATTTTTGTAGTTGATATGAAATTAACAAATTTAGAATTCCTATATAAATTAAATTCTCGACTGGCTCAAAAATTTTTTATTGATCTGGCAGGAGATACTAAAAATACTATTTTTATTTCTTCTTCACCAAGAAGTGGTAGCACTTGGCTGGCTGAAATAATTGAATATATTACTAAAAGTCGTTTTATTTTTGAGCCTTTTCATACAGGACAGGTGAATTTTGGATTGCCTAATACTCGTCCTTTATACTTACGTCCTCAATCTGAGTATCCACAATATAAAGAAGCAATCGAAAAAATTGTTAATGGCAAAATAAAATCCCAATGGACAGATACATTAAACAAACAAATTTTGCCAAAAAAACGCTTGATTAAAGCTATCCACAGTAATCTGATGCTTAAATGGCTGATGGTCAATTATCCTGATATAAAATTCATTTATCTTTTAAGGAATCCTTTTTCAGTATCATTATCTATAGCCAGAATGGGAGGCGATATTCACTTAGAAGATATGTTAAGTCAAGAAACTTTAGTTAAAGACTTTCTTGCCGATAAAATTGATATTATTAACTCAGCTAACACGGCTTTTGAAAAAGCTATGGTGCGATGGACTATAGAACAATTTGTTCCTTTATCTCTATTCGAAAATGATGATAATATCTTAATAATATTTTATGAAAACCTGTGTTTAAATACAGAAAAAGAAATAAGTAAAATATCAAAATTTCTTCAAGAAGACATTGATAATACTGATGTTAGCTCACTCAAAAAAATGATAAAAAAACCATCAGCAACAGCATTTTTGGCAATAAATAAATCTCTAAAAACTGAAGTAAATAAAGCAGAATATGACCTAAAAAGCAAAAATAAATTAACTGAATGGCAAAACTCAGTAGAGCAATCTCAAATAGATTATGGATTAAAATTATTGCAAGCTTTTAATTTAGATAAATTATATAATGATGATTTAATCCCTAATACAGCGTTGATCAATAAGTGGTGAATAAAAATTGTTAAAAAGGTGAGCAAATTTGATTAAAACCTTAAAAGCTTTGTACAAAGTAGATAATCAGCTTTGCCCACCCTAGGCAAGCGGCTAAACTGACGGGGTGACAACAAGGTTAAAGTGGAGACTGGGGGTAGGGTTTTGGGTGTGGGGGGTAGGGAAAAATATCCCAACTCAAGTTGACGGGGCTAACTCAATATAAAAAAAAAACCGCGCATTTCTTCCTACAACCAAACATGATCTATGATCTATAAAAAGAGCGATTAATGATTGAAGTTTTTTCCCCACCCCCTACCCCCCACACCCTACGATGCTCCGCGCTACGCACAGTCGCTTGTGCTAGGAGGTCACCCTGTCTTAGTTACAAGACTCTTGTCACCCCGTAAGGCGGCTAAATTTTCTATTTGGCTGAGTTTTTGTTAATTCTAGTAACGTATTTGGGAATTATGTAAATATAATTAATTCTCAGTTTTTGATTATGATTGAATGGCTAATGGCAGGATTCATTCTATTACTTATAATAGGATTATTATATTTATTAATTAATTTACCGCAAGAAGTTAAGCAACAAAAAGTCAAAAATAAAAAATTTCTAGACTCTAAAAGTCACCGAAATAAGTCTAGTATCAAATCCTTAAATACTGCTCCCAAAAAAGATGCAGTAATCTCGGTTTTAGAATCTAAGGTACTAAAATTGGTGGGAGGACAGCGAGATGTAGCTCAACGGTTAATCGATAATATCAAGCGAAAAAATGTTGATAAGGATGAAATTTGGTGTTGGGAAAAAGTAATAGAAGATTTAGAACGAGACCGTCGCTAAAAATTGTTAAAAGGTGAGGAAAGTTTATCTTAGAAACTTTACCCACCCTAGAGGATAAGCCATGAGTAATTATTTTTTAACTGGCTTAACCAAATCGACCACTAATATATTCTTTAGCTTCATTGGAATGAGGAGAATTAAAGATAACCTCAGTGGGACTATACTCCACTAATTTTCCTCGCCGCTTACCATGTTCATCGATTTCCGTATTAAAAAACGCCGTCCAATCAGCGACTCTAGAGGCTTGCTGCATATTATGAGTTACCATAATAATCGTGTATTGTTCCTTGAGTTCTAAGCAGAGTTCTTCAACTTGACGAGTAGAAATGGGATCAAGAGCAGAACAAGGTTCATCCATTAATAAAACCTCGGGTTTCATAGCGATGGCACGAGCAATACAAAGTCGTTGCTGTTGTCCTCCAGATAACGCCGTTCCCTTTTCTTTCAGCTTATCTTTGACTTCATTCCAAATAGCAGCACGTCTTAGAGAAACTTCTACTAATTCATCTAAATTGCCTTTATAACCATTAGTCCGAGGAGCAAAAGCAATATTTTCATAAATCGTTTTAGGAAAGGGGTTAGGTCTTTGAAAAACCATTCCCACTTGTCGCCGCAATTTAACAGAATTAATTTTCGGGTCGTAAATGTTGCGATTACGATAATTTAATCTCCCTTCAACTTTAGCACCGGTGATTAAATCATTCATGCGGTTGAAGCAACGGAGTAGGGTACTTTTCCCACAACCTGAAGGACCAATAAAAGCCGTAATTTGTTTTTCAGGAATTTTCATATAAACATCTAGCAGGGCTAAAAATCCAGCATAGTAGACCTTTACGCCTGCCACATCAAACACAGCATTATCTTGCTGATCTGCTATAGTATTCCCCCATGAACTTTGATAGTTACTATCGGTCATTTTTTTTGTCTCCTAATCTGGATGAGAGGTGGTTGGTTAGAAATTTCTCTTAACGAGAGAAGCGTTGACGAATATAAATGGCGACACCATTTAAAGCCAAAACTAAAGCAATCAAAGCAATAATGGTGGCTGCTGCCGCATTAGCAAACCCCGGTTCTGGACGAGTGATATAAGAATAAATTTGAATCGGTAAAGCCATAAATCGCTGAAACAAACCCGGATTAAAGGTGAGAAAACCCACAGCACCCACTACAATCAAAGAAGCCGCATCCCCAATGGCACGAGAGACAGAAATAATCACCCCTGTAAGAATCCCCGGAATAGCATAGGGAATAACATGATTACTGAGGGTTTGCCATTTAGTAATCCCTAAACCGTAGGAAGCATTTCTAAGGGAA is from Gloeothece verrucosa PCC 7822 and encodes:
- a CDS encoding sulfotransferase domain-containing protein; the encoded protein is MKLTNLEFLYKLNSRLAQKFFIDLAGDTKNTIFISSSPRSGSTWLAEIIEYITKSRFIFEPFHTGQVNFGLPNTRPLYLRPQSEYPQYKEAIEKIVNGKIKSQWTDTLNKQILPKKRLIKAIHSNLMLKWLMVNYPDIKFIYLLRNPFSVSLSIARMGGDIHLEDMLSQETLVKDFLADKIDIINSANTAFEKAMVRWTIEQFVPLSLFENDDNILIIFYENLCLNTEKEISKISKFLQEDIDNTDVSSLKKMIKKPSATAFLAINKSLKTEVNKAEYDLKSKNKLTEWQNSVEQSQIDYGLKLLQAFNLDKLYNDDLIPNTALINKW
- the pstB gene encoding phosphate ABC transporter ATP-binding protein PstB — its product is MTDSNYQSSWGNTIADQQDNAVFDVAGVKVYYAGFLALLDVYMKIPEKQITAFIGPSGCGKSTLLRCFNRMNDLITGAKVEGRLNYRNRNIYDPKINSVKLRRQVGMVFQRPNPFPKTIYENIAFAPRTNGYKGNLDELVEVSLRRAAIWNEVKDKLKEKGTALSGGQQQRLCIARAIAMKPEVLLMDEPCSALDPISTRQVEELCLELKEQYTIIMVTHNMQQASRVADWTAFFNTEIDEHGKRRGKLVEYSPTEVIFNSPHSNEAKEYISGRFG